In Desulfosalsimonas propionicica, one DNA window encodes the following:
- a CDS encoding 3-oxoacyl-ACP synthase III family protein — MLYLHGLGHFYPDNVIDNQFLRDLDIGSDEQWILERVGIAARRTSLPLDYIRQTKNRDPRAATEASLYTRAGAGASAAQMALDRAGIGTEDIGMVISGTSTPRYTIPAEASVIAAEIGIDAPCMDMNAACSTFLVQLAFLDAMAPGKAPGFILVVNPENYTHVVDYSDRRVAPLFGDGTSAAVVSARHPSCYCFESLQYGSDPASWDRVQIPSGGHFQQDGSQVQRFAIRKATEGVRRLQDEYPENRDQFRFVGHQANLMMLQTVCRRCGIDEARNLHNVVEYGNTGCSSAPAVLSQNWEDLQPGDHIAVAVVGSGLTWGHGMLSVKDAE, encoded by the coding sequence ATGCTTTACCTGCATGGCCTGGGCCATTTTTACCCGGACAATGTCATTGACAATCAGTTTTTAAGGGATTTGGATATCGGCAGCGATGAGCAGTGGATTCTGGAACGCGTGGGCATTGCCGCCCGCCGCACTTCCCTGCCGCTGGATTATATCCGGCAGACCAAAAACCGCGATCCCAGGGCGGCAACCGAGGCAAGCCTGTATACCCGGGCCGGGGCCGGAGCGTCTGCTGCGCAAATGGCCCTTGACCGGGCGGGAATCGGAACCGAAGATATCGGCATGGTGATTTCCGGGACCTCTACGCCCAGATACACCATTCCCGCAGAAGCCTCTGTAATTGCAGCAGAAATTGGCATTGATGCCCCGTGCATGGACATGAACGCGGCCTGCTCAACTTTTCTGGTACAACTGGCCTTTCTTGATGCCATGGCCCCGGGAAAGGCCCCGGGTTTTATCCTGGTGGTCAATCCGGAAAACTACACCCACGTGGTGGATTATTCTGACCGCAGAGTGGCGCCTTTATTTGGCGACGGCACCAGCGCGGCCGTGGTTTCGGCCCGGCACCCGTCTTGTTACTGCTTTGAATCCTTGCAGTACGGATCTGATCCGGCCTCCTGGGACAGGGTGCAGATTCCCAGCGGCGGCCATTTCCAACAGGACGGCAGCCAGGTTCAGCGCTTTGCCATCCGTAAGGCCACAGAAGGCGTGCGCCGCCTTCAGGACGAGTACCCGGAAAACCGGGACCAATTTCGGTTTGTAGGCCATCAGGCCAACCTGATGATGCTTCAAACCGTCTGCCGCAGGTGCGGAATTGATGAAGCCCGGAATCTGCACAATGTTGTGGAATACGGAAATACGGGGTGTTCAAGCGCTCCGGCCGTACTCAGTCAGAACTGGGAGGATCTGCAGCCGGGCGATCACATTGCCGTGGCAGTGGTGGGATCCGGTCTGACCTGGGGCCACGGAATGCTTAGCGTCAAAGATGCGGAATAA
- the fabA gene encoding bifunctional 3-hydroxydecanoyl-ACP dehydratase/trans-2-decenoyl-ACP isomerase — MRYQQFLQQQQFDLAQLIAFSYGRLVSDPPADFDARLPAPPFLMIDRIVSLEANGNKGVITAEQDIRLDAWYFQCHFPDDPVQPGCLGVDAVWQLLGFYGVWRGALGAGRALGCEEVVFNGQIRPYNEVVRFEIEVLRFREMKSNGSAIVMANAQILADNTPVATVKKARAGIFKNIADSHYPRIEE, encoded by the coding sequence ATGCGATACCAGCAGTTTTTACAGCAGCAGCAATTTGATCTGGCCCAGCTCATCGCCTTTTCCTACGGCCGCCTGGTCAGTGACCCGCCGGCGGATTTTGATGCCCGGCTGCCGGCGCCGCCTTTTTTGATGATCGACCGGATCGTATCCCTTGAGGCCAACGGCAACAAGGGCGTGATCACGGCTGAACAGGACATCCGCCTGGACGCCTGGTATTTTCAGTGCCATTTTCCGGATGATCCGGTACAGCCCGGATGCCTGGGCGTGGATGCGGTCTGGCAGCTGCTTGGTTTCTACGGAGTGTGGCGCGGTGCATTGGGCGCGGGGCGGGCCCTGGGATGCGAGGAAGTGGTTTTCAACGGTCAGATCCGCCCGTACAATGAGGTGGTGCGCTTTGAGATCGAAGTGCTCCGGTTCAGGGAGATGAAAAGCAATGGTTCCGCCATTGTCATGGCCAATGCGCAGATTCTGGCCGACAACACTCCGGTTGCCACAGTGAAAAAGGCCCGGGCCGGGATTTTTAAAAATATCGCTGACAGCCATTATCCGAGAATTGAAGAATAA